The genomic interval GCGAGAAATATAATGCTGTTATTGATGAAGTAACGGCACTTTCTAAAGCTGGTCGTCCAGTTCTAATTGGTACCACTTCAGTAGAAATTTCCGAATTATTAGGTAAAATGCTGACGTTACGTAAAATTCCTCATAATGTACTGAATGCGAAGCTTCATAAAAAAGAAGCAGATATTGTTGCAGAGGCAGGTAATGCAGGTGTGGTAACTATTGCAACAAACATGGCAGGACGTGGTACAGACATTAAACTCTCAGACAAAGTAAAAGCAGCTGGTGGACTTGCGATTGTAGGTACAGAGCGCCACGATTCCCGTCGTGTTGATAGACAGTTACGTGGTCGTTCTGGACGTCAAGGAGATCCAGGAAGCTCTCAGTTTTATGTTTCACTAGAAGATAATCTAATGAGACTCTTTGGTTCTGAGCGTATTGCAAAAATGATGGATAGAATGGGACTTAAAGAAGGAGAGGTTATACAGCATGGGATGATCTCAAAATCTATTGAGCGTGCTCAGAAAAAGGTAGAAGAAAATAACTTTGGTGTAAGAAAGCGCTTATTAGAATATGACGACGTAATGAACGCACAACGTGAAGTTGTTTACAAACGTAGACGCCACGCTTTACACGGAGAGCGTTTAAGAGTAGATCTTGCAAACATGATCTATGATACTTCTGAAGTTATTGTAGAGAGTAATAAACAAGCACAAGATTATAAGAACTTTGAATTTGAGTTGATACGCTACTTCTCAATGGCAAGTCCTGTAGATGAAAATGAGTTTAACTCAATTGCCGTCAAAGAGCTTACAGATAAAATTTATCATGCTGCATTTGAACACTATCGTGAGAAAATGACAAAGAATGCAGATCTTGCCTTCCCTATCATTAAACGTGTTTACGAAGATCCTGCAAGCAAATTTGAACGCATCGTGGTTCCATTTACGGACGGTACTAAAGAATTGCGTGTAGTGACAAACCTGAAAGAGGCGTATGAATCTGATGGGAAACAGCTCGTAAATGATTTTGAAAAAAATATCACGCTTGCCATCATAGATGATGCTTGGAAAACTCATCTGCGTAAGATGGATGAACTAAAGCAATCTGTACAGCTAGCTGTGCACGAGCAGAAAGATCCTCTATTAATTTATAAGTTTGAAGCGTTTGAACTTTTCAAAGTAATGATTGATAAGGTAAATAAAGAAGTAATTTCATTTTTGTTTAAAGGGGAAATTTCTCAAGGTAACCAGCAGCAAGTATCTGACGCTTCGCAAATACGCGAACGCAGAGAAAAACTAGAGACTCAAAAGGAAGAGATTCCTAATATGGATGAGCGCTCAGCACAATCTCGTGCTGCCGGAAACACTCAACCTCAACAGCAGCAGGTTACCGAAACCATAGTAAGATCACAGCCTAAAATAGGTCGTAATGATCGTGTTACTATCAAAAATGTAATAAGTGGTGAAACGAAGGAAGTTAAATATAAACAAGCAGAGCCACTAATGGCAAAAGGTCAGTGGGTACTAATTGAAAATTAGAAACTTCTCAAATTATTTTTAATTTTAAAAAGGCACCTTCTAATAACATAGAAGGTGCCTTTTTTGGGCCTACTCAAATTAAAATATATTTTCGTCTATTAAAAAGGAATATTGAGACCTACGATCGTATTTGTATAATTTCCTTTAAATGTCTTATCACCACCAGGCCCATTTTCATCACTATTAAGAAAACCGTAACCAATACCCACATGAAAAATTTCAAATAACCTCAATGTTACTGCACCTCCATATAATATTCCATCTTCAATAACAACATCTGACCGTTCATCTTCTATTGACTCAGTATTTGCAAAAGCAAACTCTCCCTCTACTCCAAGTGTAAGAAAATACCTCCCAGCCTTATTTCCAGTTGCGAGAACAGATAATACATCAAACCCTAATCCTACTTTAAAAAGAGATCCCTCTCTATAATCTGATTCTGGAGTCCCATATCCGACACTAAAAAAACCACTCCTACCAACGCCTATACCAAGATCATAACTCACCATATCTATAAATGAATATTCTTCATTCCCGTCCTCATCTTTTATATTTTCAGACAATCTGAAATTTGCTGCTAATCTTAAATCTGTAAACACACCTTCACTAAAACCTTCAGCAATCCCAGATATTGATTCTGTAATTTTTTCGGCTGCAATTTCTCGTTCTCTTTCCAAGGCTGCAGCCCTTTTTCTATCTGCTTTAAGACGCTCCTCTATAGCTGTTGCATCGTCCTCGCGTCGCTTTCTCTCCTCTTCAGCTTTTTCAGCTTGACTCTTTTCAGTATCATCAGAATCATTTGTATATACTTCTTCAGTATCCGTACTATCACCTTCGTTATTTCTATTCTCTTCCTCCTCTCGTGCTAACCTCTCCTTTTCTTCCACTTGCTGAGCTTCCTCTGCTGCTTTTTTCTGTGATGCTTCTTCTCTAATGACTCGATCCATATCATTTATAATATCTCTAACTTTAGAAGCTATAATATCTGATAATGATACTGCTGGCATTTCGGGTGTGACATCATTGTAGGTGACGTCTTCTCCAAATATGGAAAAAATCTCGTTTCTATGTGAAGAAGAAAAATCAATGTTATCTAAACCACCCGCTCTTACATCATCTATATTAAAACGAGAGGACCAGGTTGCATTGCCTCTTCTCATAATAATTGTTCCAGAAACATCTGCTTGGGCTTGAGAAACAACAATAGGGTACGAAATATCATTGAGTAAGGTAGCCGCATCTCTTCCTTTATAGGTAATTTTATCAATATAAAAATCTGTAATACCTACTTTCATTGCAGTTGGCTTATCACTATAACCAGCACTTTGAAAACGAAATTTCACATTACAGGAATAATTATAAGAACCATTAATTATTGTTTCAGAACTTGAAATTGAAGTCTGTCTAGTAGGCCCTGCATTTTGCGCATTTGCCATCACTGTAAATAAGAGTATTCCTAATAGTAGTTTATAATTCATATGATTGAGATTTTTAATTTTCTCAAAAATATATCTCCAATACACTCAATAAAATACCTATTAATGGGTATTTTGAAACTGTAAATTGAGGCATTAGGAATCTATAAACATGATTGTCATAAACTTTAATAAATGAGAGAAAGAATAAAACTTATTTGCACAGATATTGATGGAACTTTATTAAATGAAGCGCGTTGGCTTAGTGAACGTACAATTATCGCTTTCGCGAAAGCGAACTTACCAATAATACTAGCTTCTTCTAGACCCCCACAGGCTATGCGTTATTTACAACAAGGATTAGGAATTGAAAGTGAATCTCTCATTGCATTTAATGGAGGTCTTATTATAAACAAGAATGGGAATGTTTTGGAAGACAATTCTTTCTCTTCCAAAATTTTAAAAACTCTTTTAGACCATCATTCCAAGCATACTTATAACTTAAGCATTTATAGCCATGAACACTGGTTTACATGTAAAAATGATAGCTATACAAAACATGAAATATTCACAACAAGAGATACACCTATCATACAACCAGCCAGAAACACACTGGATTTTCTTGAAACCCATAAGCTTGGTATTCATAAATTAATGTGTATGGGGACTAGCGTTGAACTTGACAGCTTAGTACAGTATTTACAACCTTTATATGGTCAAACTATCCATTTATACAGATCAAAAGATACGTATCTAGAGATAACGCTTAAGAACATAGATAAGGCAAAAGCATTACAAAAACTTCTCGCTGCTGAGTATACGTTTGGGATGGAAGCTATAATGTCTTTTGGGGATAATCACAATGATGAGGAGCTACTTCGCTTATCTGGTTATGGAGTTGCTGTCGCAAATGCTACTGAAAGTGTTAAGTGTATTTCAGATTTTGTAAGTGAATTCACTAATAAGGAAGATGCAATTGCTCGCGTTCTTGAACAACATATACCATATTAGTACATAATATTTAACCTTTCTATTGCAATATTACGTCACTATACTTTGCTGTGATCGTTATTAAATTACCTGTGCTTCGTGTTTTATGAAATCCATTTACCATCTCTGTCTTTCCATTTTTAAGAGACTTTGTTTGCAATTTATTTGGTAAAATAAAATCATTATGATCCCCACTATAACTAAAATTGAAAGCCTCTTCAGGCAACTTAAGGGCTAGGTCGCTATTTTCAAGTATGATTGTTAATGAGCCAAACGAATCCGTGACTCTTGGGATAGACAATTTACCGAAAGATCCTGAAATCATACCCGATCCATTAAGAGTGTTTACAGTTACATTACTACTATTAGAGTTAATAGAGATGTTATTTGCCTCTCTAATAGTACATTCTGAAACATGGCTTGTTTTAAGACTTCCTCCTTTCCAGTTTTCGATACGTACGGGACTATAAGAGATATCGAGGGTGGTATTTTCCCCCTCGATATTTATTGCAGCTAAGCTGCCATGTGATATAGTTGCCTTTGCATTATATGCATCTGCTATTTTTACTTTACCGTAACGCACATTAAGATCAAGCTCTGTGTCCTTGGGCATCTTTATTTTTATAATACGTTTGACACTTCTATGAGATTTTTTTGACGCTTCCTGTTTATCAGAGTCCCAACTCATGCTAAAACCAGAACTTTTATTTCCGTGTTCATCTTCAGAGTGGTGTTCTTCCCAGTTTCCTTCATTTTCTTTAGCCCACTTTTCCATAGACTTACCGAAATTTTCTCCCCATGCTTCCATATTTTTTCCAAAACTTTCTCCCCATTTTTCCATAGATTCCCCAAAGTTTTCTCCAAATTCTTCACCCCATTTCTCCATAGATTTTCCAAAATTCTCTCCCCATGCTTCCATCTTATGTTCAAACTCTTCTCCCCATTCCTCTACTTCTTCTAGCCATTGCTCTACCTCTCTTACACTCACGTTTGTGTTATATCTTTTATTGAGTTTACTGACATATGCTTGTTTATTTCTTTCATACTCATCACTATCAAAAGTGATGTTACCGCCACTATTAAAAGGCCATCTAGGAATTCCAGACTTTTCAATGAGACGCTCACTCCAGTCTTCAGACTTCCGCTCTACTTCATTTTCCCATTTCTCCATTTTTTTATCAAACTCAGGGCCAAAGCTTTTATCCATCTCCTTTTCCCAGCGCTTTAAGTAAGCTTTACCTTCCCTTTCATATGCCTCATGATCAAATTTCATTTTACTCATTTCCTCATAGAAATCATCTGGTAGTTTTGTTCCAGATATACCCTCTAAAAGAGGTCCTACTAAGCCACTCATAATAGGCTCCACAATAGTAAGTGATTGCCCTATAATCTCTTCTAAATCTAAATTTATATTTAAATCACCTATATCTTCAAGGTCATAGACCTTTGATTTACTATAGCCATCTTTGCTAGAGATCTGGATTCTGTTTGTGTTTCCAGAAATTCCAAGATCCCAATTATTAACAGCATCATTAGCATTTTCAGCTTCTACAAAAGCTTCAATTTGAATTTTATTTTTATTCCAAGTTTCAAATATTACATCTACATAACGTGTATCTACATCAAGAACTACATCTTTAGTTACGTTATAACTTTTGGTTAATTTTTCTTTTCTATTTTGCGCTAAAGCACTCCCAGATAGCAGACTTACTGCAATCAAGGTAGTCCATATATAAATATATTTTTTCATCATTATACGATTTGTTGAGAAGCCTCTTGTTGTTCGGCATCTCTGATTTCTTTTAATTTTGCCTTAAGTTTTATCATTAATTGCACACGCAATTTTAGATTCTCAATCATTGCATTTACCATTTCCTCACTTACGCCACTCTCTGTAATTTCTTTATTGAGGCGTTTATACTCTGCATCGAGTTCTGAGAGTTGTTGCATAAATGCATCTATAAGCTCTTTATTGTCATCTGTTATTTCAAGTCTAGCCAATTCAAGATTTACGCTTGCTAGGTAAAAATCTTCTATTCTCTTAAACTCTGGCGAGATGGCACTGAGCAAGACTTCTGGCTCATCATTAGACTTCTTTATATCTGAGACTGTGTTTACAAACTCAGTTGAGTTTAAGTTCGCTTTCGCGGAAGCGTTATTAAATACCCATACCGCAGTAAGACCTGCCACGAGTATGACCGCTGCTGCTTTTATCCATAAAACGACACCTTTTTTAGGTGCTCTATCAATAGAGTTTTGTGGTATTTTTTTATCCAACAATTGCTCAAAGCGCGCTTTGTGACCTTTAGGAATTTTGCCTTCTACCAGCTGTTCCCTTTTCATCATTTTTCTAATATCCTGTGCCATAGTTTAAGGGTTTAAGTTGATCTTTAAGTTTCTTCTTTCCGCGGTGCACCAGCGTTCTTGAAGCTACTTCTGTAATCTCTAATATTTTTGAAATTTCTTGATGATCATAACCTTCAATTAAAAAAAGCAATAATGGGTATTCATACTTTGTAGGTAAGTCGTGAATCGCTTTTTTTACTTGATCAATTGTTATTTCATCTGCTACATTCCAATCTGTTTCATCATCTACTTTGTGCATCACTTCTTCATTAATAGGTATTAATGTGGCTTTTTTTGCTTTAATCATATCTAAACTTTTGTTTATAACGATACGTTTAAGCCAAGCGCCAAAGGTGACCTCTCCAGTAAATTGATGCAGCTTTCCAAAAGCACTTATAAAACCTTCTTGCATGGCTTCTTCTGCTTCAAATGTATTTTTCAAAAATCGTAAAGCGACATAATACATACCTTCACAGTATTTATTATAGAGCTGCAGCTGTGCCTTGCGGTCGTTGTTTCTACATTTTTCTATGATATGATTACTTAGCAAAATGATTGGAATTGGTTGATGGTTATTGTTAGTTATCTTAAAGACGACATCTTATTCTTAATGTTGCAAAAAAATAGAAGAAATTCTAAAAAACAGGATATTAACATTGTTTTAAGGAAAAAATCTTAAATCAAATAAACTATTCATAAAACTACAACCTATTAACAAACCCTTGTGAATTTTACACTGTTTGCTGAATTATCTTTACTAATATTATTTTTAAAGATTTTATGAAGCACCTCGACATATCGTACGAAAAACTAAATGACCTGCTAGATGAATGTTTCTGGGCAGAGCGTCGTTATTTTAATGCTGCAGAAGATATTCAAATTACAGAATATAAGCGATTTTTAAGTCACGAGAGTGTCAATAGAAATCGATACTGTCACCATATTGTTGAACGTATGTCCCAAGAAGGACATACACCTAGTAGACTCGACGTTGTAAAAGGACACGCAAATAGAGACTGGCTTGAAGTTAAGGCTGCCCTTGAAAATAGTAAGCCTAAGCTTTTAATTAATGAATGTGTAGTTCAAGATGAAGTTGTTCTTAACCTTTTAAAAGAGATTATCGATGATGGGTGGCTACCTGTAAATATTCTTGAAGTTCTTGTACCAATGGAATTTCAAATGAAGCAATCACATATAGATCTTGCTAGTTTAATGAAGAAAATGAAAAAGAAAAAACGCAAGGAAAAAAAGAAAAAAGAAAAAGAAGAAAAAAAAACTGAAATTATAGAGCTTAAGAAAAGAAGTATCTAAATTGAGTCTGAAAATAACATTAAAACCACCAAAAGGTGGTTTTTTTATGAAATAAAAACAGGAATGTAGTAATTTGGCACCAATTCTTACGCATGGGAAATTCTGAAAATTCTATAAAAAAGAGCATTAACCCTAAAATTCTTAGGGCTCATAAATTATCTATTAAATATGATATTACCCTACTTACTCAAAAGATAATCTCTGGAGATATTACTGCGCTCTCTCAAGGTATCACCTTAATAGAAAGTACTGCCTCAAAAGATAAAACTCTCGCTGATGATCTAATAGTAAAATGTTTACCCCATTCTTCAAGATCAACCCGCATAGGTATTACTGGAGTTCCTGGAGTAGGAAAAAGTACATTTATAGAAGTTTTTGGGTTACATCTTATTGACAAAGGAAAAAAAGTTGCAGTGCTAGCCGTAGATCCCACAAGCTCACTTTCAAAAGGTAGTATCTTAGGAGACAAAACAAGAATGTATCATCTCTCTCAAAACACCAATGCATTTATACGTCCTAGTGCATCTGGTGATTCTCTAGGTGGAGTCGCACGTAAAACAAGAGAGGCAATTATTCTTTGTGAAGCAGCAGGATTTGATACCATTATCGTTGAAACCGTTGGCGTAGGTCAAAGTGAGACAGTTGTACATTCTATGGTAGACTTTTTCTTACTCTTAAAACTATCTGGTGCTGGAGATGAACTCCAAGGTATTAAACGGGGTATTATCGAGATGGCAGATGCTATTGTTATTAATAAAGCAGATGGTGAGAATGAAAAAGCAGCTAGATTGGCAAAGTCCGCTTTCGCGAAAGCGCTACACCTCTTCCCTCCTAAAGAAAGTAATTGGTCTCCAAAGGTTGCTACCTGCAGTGCACTAGAAAACAACGGCATAAAAGAAATATACGACACCATTGATGAGTATCTTTCTATAACGAAGCCATCTGGATATTTCGACAAAAAGAGGGCTAATCAAAATGAGTTTTGGCTGTTGCAAACAATAGAAAACAAGCTGAAAGATGATTTTTATAATCACCCCAACATCGTAGAAAAACTTCCAGAGATTTTAAAAAAAGTCGCAAATAATGAGCTCTCTCCTTTTATCGCCGCACAGCAATTATTAAAGTTTACCACTCACTAAAATAATTCTCACAAAGATTTTAAATCTACTAAGAAACTAGTAGCTATATTTCCTTATAAAATACTGTTGTATAATGTAGAAAGTATAACCTAGTATAGCTCCTACGACCCAACCTGAAAGTACATCTCCTGGGTAATGAACCCCTACATATATACGACTATATCCCACTAATACTGCCCAAAACAGAAGAACAAAAAGTAGATGTTTTTTAGTTGATCTTAAGACCATACCTGTAAATACTGCGACAGCCATGCTGTTTCCAGCATGAGCAGAGTAATAGCCATATCTCCCACAACGTACTGCTACATAACGTATAACTTCTTTAAACTCCTCTACTCTACAAGGACGTGGTCTCATAAACCCGTGTTTAAAAATATTTGCTAGTTGGTCTACACATGTAATTAATAAGGCTACAGAAATCACTGTAATTATAGTTCCTTTAAAACCATATGATTTATAAATAAAAATCAATAGCAATGCATAAAGTGGGATAGAACTAAGCTTATTTGTAACGATAAGCCAGAATTGATCCCAAGTTGAGTTTCCTAAGCCATTGAGGAAAAGAAATAATTCTTGATCATATGAAATAAGTTGATCCATTACTTAATCTACGTCATATTTTTTTATTTCCTCATCATACCATGCAGTTGCCTCTTTGATGGCATTTTCAGTTTCTGTAGCGAGCTCGTCTTCATCCTGACGGTCAAATTCTTCTAGCCATTCTATTTCATCAATAGTAAGGTCTATAATAAATCGTGGAAATTCTGTGTGAACTACAAAAATATGATCTTGAAATTCAGAATTGTCTCCTAGTAAAAACTTTGGTACTTTCATTATCTATTATTTCGATTTGTAATTAGTTAAAGCGGCTAGATATTTTTTTGCCCCATCAGCTGTTTGGTCAATAATAAAACCATCTAGCTCTGGATGATTTTCCTTTATATAGGATGTGAGCATTGTTCTTTTTGCAATCCACAAAGAGTCATTAAAAACTTGATAGTCTTGTAATTCAATACGTGATAATTTTTGATTTTCAAAAGTGTGGATTTCTGTATAAACGACGGGTTCTTCATTTAAAAAACCAATACGCTTATCGTTCTTCTCTATTTTAATCTTTACACGATGATCATCGATATTTACAGAAGATATCACCTTATATGTAGGCTCAAACAAGCGGTCCCAAGCTATCCAATCTTTATAGGTTTCTTGAGTGTATCGTGCGGTATCTGCTCCTTGTATATTGATAAGGGTCGTACTCAGTAAGGATGCTACTTCTTCTTTTGTCTCTCCTTCATTCAACGCCATATAATAGTGCTTTGAAATAGCAGAATGATCAGTCAGTTCAGTTTTGTGTTTACAGCTAAAGCACAGAATGATAAAAGTAATGAATCCAACTAGTTTCATAAATTTTAAATTTTACTTTTATTGATTAACTGATTGCTAAGATAATTAAATCGAAAATACAACATTAGTGCAGATGCTGTGAGTCCAGCTAATAGACCTATCCAAATTCCTTGACTTCCCATTTGAGATGATTTACCCAGATACCAACTAACAGGAAATCCGATAATCCAATAAGCTACAAAGCAGATCACTGTAGGAATATTTACGTCTTGTAAACCTCTTAACGCACCTAAAATTGTTACTTGCACTCCATCACTTAACTGAAATAGAGCTGCTATTACCAGAAGCTGAGATGCCAGAAAAATTACCTCTGGATTATCTATATAAAATGGAGGAAGCCAATCTTTCAATAGGATAAATCCTATAGCAAATACAGCTTCGATAAGAAAAGTTTGTAAAAATATTGAGAATGCAATTCTTCTCAAATTAGGAAAGTCAGATTTCCCTTTTTGATTCCCTACTCGTATCGTAGCCGTTACTCCTAGCCCCACAGCAATCATAAAAGTCATACTAGCCAGATTAAGGGCGATTTGATTTGCCGCTTGTGCATTTGTTCCTAAAATTCCTGAAAGAAAAATGGCAGCCGTAAATATTCCTACCTCAAATAACATTTGTAAAGCTGTTGGAAAGCCTAGTTTAAATAGAATTTTAAATTCTGACCATTGTATATGTTCACTACTACCCCACTCAAAATAAGGTTTGAATTTACGCTTTCGCGAAAGCATAAAAACTAAAAAACCTAGCATAAAGAATCGAGAGATTAATGTTCCCCAAGCAGCACCTACTACTTCCAATCGAGGAAATATCCAAATACCATAAATCAACACGTAATTGAAAACTACATTAATAATATTTGCTATCAATGTAGCATACATAGCATATCGAGTTTCAGATAGCCCATCTGCAAATTGTTTAAAAGCTTGAAATATCATCAAAGGAATCATTGATAGAGCTACAATTTCCATATAAGGAATAGCAAGAGCAACTACCTCTTCTGGTTGATCCAGCATGTATAAAACTGGTTTTGCGACCAATAAGGCAATCCATAAAAGCACTCCATTAATGGTACACATAATGACACCGTGCTGAAAGTGCAAACGACCTTTTTCTAAATTTGCAGCACCATCAGATTCTGCAATTAGAGGGGTTATCGCAAATGAAAAGCCAATCCCAAGTGAAAGCGCAATAAAAACAAGACTATTTCCTAAACTCACTGCAGCAAGTTGTGCTGCAGCAAGTTGACCCACCATTAAGTTATCTGCAAGTGCTACAAGGATATGACCCAGTTGCCCCAACATAATAGGATAAGCTATCTTGAGGTTCACACTAAATTCTTTAGTGAAGCTAGAAAGTTGCATTTGGTTCGTTTGGGTTTGTTTTAAGCTCTGCAAAAATACCGTATCGTTCTCTACTAATATCTTTACCATCAATAATTATTATCTTCATTGCATAATAAGTATGATAAAACATTTTTAGAGATGGAACATGAAACAATCACAAATCCCTTGTATATAGATGTTGCCCTGCGTAGAATGATAAAAAAACACCTACCACATTTACAAATACGGAAAGATGATAGTAGTGGATTTGAAGCAGCAGGTACCATCCCAACACAGCAGGGTAAGCAAAAAGTTGATGGCTTCTATTTTGCTAGCACTGTACCAAAACCTAACGATTGTAGATTGTATTTTTTTCCTATTTATACAGATCCCTCTCTCTTTGAAAATTTAGATCCTGTATTGAGGAAGTGCTTGAAAGGAAAAAGTTGTTTTCATATAAAAAAAATGGATGACTCGTTAAAGTCATCCATTGAAGCTATGATTGATAAAGGTATTTCTCTTTATAAAGAGAAGGGATTGCTTACATCTTAAAAAAGAATATATTGTAGTTTCAAATCAAGAATAGGAATTGTTTCCGAATCGTATCCCTTAGAAAAAAGTTTACCAACCCCAAAAGCCAACTCAAAATTTAGATCTCCTACAATTTTGCGACGGAGGCCGTACTTTACACCGAGGACATAACTATCAACAACGCCTACATTGTCATCTGAAGAAATAGTTCCAATCACAGGACCAAACGAAAAATCTCCAGCCAAATAGTTTCCAACATTATTAGAGATATTTTTTCCCTTTCTCAAGCGGCGATCCCTATTGTAGTAGTATCGTGGCTCTAGAGCGATCGTAGATGCAAAAATATATTCTGTATCACCTCCAAAACGAGCATAAAATCCGCCATTGTACTCTAAAATGGTATTGACACTAAAATCCTTTGCAAGTACTTTCTCATAATTAATTCCGGCATTAATAAGACC from Dokdonia sp. Hel_I_53 carries:
- a CDS encoding Cof-type HAD-IIB family hydrolase, yielding MRERIKLICTDIDGTLLNEARWLSERTIIAFAKANLPIILASSRPPQAMRYLQQGLGIESESLIAFNGGLIINKNGNVLEDNSFSSKILKTLLDHHSKHTYNLSIYSHEHWFTCKNDSYTKHEIFTTRDTPIIQPARNTLDFLETHKLGIHKLMCMGTSVELDSLVQYLQPLYGQTIHLYRSKDTYLEITLKNIDKAKALQKLLAAEYTFGMEAIMSFGDNHNDEELLRLSGYGVAVANATESVKCISDFVSEFTNKEDAIARVLEQHIPY
- a CDS encoding RNA polymerase sigma factor, whose translation is MLSNHIIEKCRNNDRKAQLQLYNKYCEGMYYVALRFLKNTFEAEEAMQEGFISAFGKLHQFTGEVTFGAWLKRIVINKSLDMIKAKKATLIPINEEVMHKVDDETDWNVADEITIDQVKKAIHDLPTKYEYPLLLFLIEGYDHQEISKILEITEVASRTLVHRGKKKLKDQLKPLNYGTGY
- a CDS encoding DUF2383 domain-containing protein; its protein translation is MKHLDISYEKLNDLLDECFWAERRYFNAAEDIQITEYKRFLSHESVNRNRYCHHIVERMSQEGHTPSRLDVVKGHANRDWLEVKAALENSKPKLLINECVVQDEVVLNLLKEIIDDGWLPVNILEVLVPMEFQMKQSHIDLASLMKKMKKKKRKEKKKKEKEEKKTEIIELKKRSI
- the meaB gene encoding methylmalonyl Co-A mutase-associated GTPase MeaB; the encoded protein is MGNSENSIKKSINPKILRAHKLSIKYDITLLTQKIISGDITALSQGITLIESTASKDKTLADDLIVKCLPHSSRSTRIGITGVPGVGKSTFIEVFGLHLIDKGKKVAVLAVDPTSSLSKGSILGDKTRMYHLSQNTNAFIRPSASGDSLGGVARKTREAIILCEAAGFDTIIVETVGVGQSETVVHSMVDFFLLLKLSGAGDELQGIKRGIIEMADAIVINKADGENEKAARLAKSAFAKALHLFPPKESNWSPKVATCSALENNGIKEIYDTIDEYLSITKPSGYFDKKRANQNEFWLLQTIENKLKDDFYNHPNIVEKLPEILKKVANNELSPFIAAQQLLKFTTH
- a CDS encoding phosphatase PAP2 family protein, with product MDQLISYDQELFLFLNGLGNSTWDQFWLIVTNKLSSIPLYALLLIFIYKSYGFKGTIITVISVALLITCVDQLANIFKHGFMRPRPCRVEEFKEVIRYVAVRCGRYGYYSAHAGNSMAVAVFTGMVLRSTKKHLLFVLLFWAVLVGYSRIYVGVHYPGDVLSGWVVGAILGYTFYIIQQYFIRKYSY
- a CDS encoding MATE family efflux transporter translates to MQLSSFTKEFSVNLKIAYPIMLGQLGHILVALADNLMVGQLAAAQLAAVSLGNSLVFIALSLGIGFSFAITPLIAESDGAANLEKGRLHFQHGVIMCTINGVLLWIALLVAKPVLYMLDQPEEVVALAIPYMEIVALSMIPLMIFQAFKQFADGLSETRYAMYATLIANIINVVFNYVLIYGIWIFPRLEVVGAAWGTLISRFFMLGFLVFMLSRKRKFKPYFEWGSSEHIQWSEFKILFKLGFPTALQMLFEVGIFTAAIFLSGILGTNAQAANQIALNLASMTFMIAVGLGVTATIRVGNQKGKSDFPNLRRIAFSIFLQTFLIEAVFAIGFILLKDWLPPFYIDNPEVIFLASQLLVIAALFQLSDGVQVTILGALRGLQDVNIPTVICFVAYWIIGFPVSWYLGKSSQMGSQGIWIGLLAGLTASALMLYFRFNYLSNQLINKSKI